The proteins below come from a single Hyphomicrobium denitrificans ATCC 51888 genomic window:
- a CDS encoding TIGR02302 family protein, which produces MADPNTTDQSSALSRSFARKVRLSTFALVFERLWPRLWLLIGIALLFALVSFAGVWPYLDPFVHKAVLAAFATAALAAAIYAARIPWPTRDEAIRRIERRSGIPHRPATSYEDTLSSGTSNAETSALWQAHRERLARAIARLRVGNPRPRTDRFDPWALRGLAMLLLIPAALLVTGSLGDRLASAFRFGVAGTGTPTRVDAWVTPPPYTALPPVLLSDGSQQASASDEDKKRFFEVPDHSLLTLRGVGFGSDGVALEVLSDGSPDVTRVTPEPRKAGDTSSVAEVRYELRKSSRIRALSGSRELGQWTFDVIADEPPTIAMTKEITGTPRGSMRMTYGAEDDYGVASAEVKVQPSPPKAGDPATSWARPPPLTGPRLPLEPPPVLSLKIPRPGAKKVDASTLLEIGEHPWAGQRVRLWLEATDVGGQVGRSKAIEIVLPARRFKNPLARALIEQRRKLAEDSRNRSTVARALDALTMEPEGFITDTSVYLGLRAIYHRLDREISRETMKESVDELWQIALKVEDGNLSQAERALKDAQDQLSNALQKGDDKEIQDALAELKKRLNDYLNEMQKNADKENPQGDQQQDDQMQELGQQDLDQMMKDLEKNARQGSREEAERMLSELRELMDRLQANNTPESRAQQQRTQQMMKKLNELDNLARRQQELMDDTFKEQRRREGGQQPEGGSQDDPNGQGSPKAGKGQQGRTPQGGQSGMDPGRQGGGEQGEGQQGRDGNNVGRQQRGKGGLQDRQAQLREQLDQLKKELEQMGSGDPDKLGNAQQSMGNAEDALKQNDLDEAGNQQAEALQQMRESAQQMAEQMQKNAQQRLGRGGNSPRDPLGRPQRAQGPDLGTSVKVPDAIDAQRAREILEELRKRSGDSLRPQDELDYIDRLLKRF; this is translated from the coding sequence GCGACTATGGCTGCTGATCGGCATCGCGCTGCTGTTTGCGCTGGTGTCGTTCGCGGGCGTCTGGCCCTATCTCGATCCTTTCGTCCATAAGGCAGTGCTCGCGGCGTTCGCGACGGCGGCGCTTGCGGCAGCGATCTATGCCGCGCGCATTCCGTGGCCGACGCGCGATGAAGCGATCCGGCGCATCGAGCGACGCTCCGGAATTCCGCATCGCCCGGCCACGTCATACGAAGACACGCTTTCGTCCGGCACCTCGAACGCTGAAACGTCGGCGCTTTGGCAGGCGCATCGCGAGCGCCTGGCGCGCGCCATCGCGCGGTTGCGCGTCGGCAATCCGCGACCTCGGACGGATCGCTTCGATCCGTGGGCCTTGCGCGGGCTTGCGATGCTGCTGCTGATTCCGGCGGCGCTACTCGTAACGGGAAGTCTTGGCGACCGGCTTGCGTCGGCATTTCGCTTCGGCGTCGCGGGCACTGGTACGCCGACGCGCGTCGATGCCTGGGTCACGCCGCCGCCCTATACGGCGCTGCCGCCGGTTTTGCTGTCCGACGGTTCGCAGCAGGCCTCCGCCAGCGACGAAGATAAGAAGCGCTTTTTCGAGGTGCCCGATCACAGCCTGCTGACGCTGCGCGGTGTCGGCTTTGGTTCGGACGGCGTGGCGCTCGAGGTGTTGAGCGACGGCTCGCCCGATGTGACGCGCGTGACCCCTGAACCGCGCAAGGCGGGCGATACGTCGAGCGTTGCGGAAGTGCGCTACGAGCTTCGCAAGTCGTCGCGCATTCGGGCGCTGTCCGGCTCGCGCGAGCTTGGACAATGGACGTTCGACGTCATCGCCGACGAGCCGCCGACGATCGCGATGACGAAAGAGATCACCGGTACGCCGCGCGGGTCGATGCGGATGACGTATGGGGCGGAAGACGATTATGGCGTCGCCAGCGCGGAAGTAAAAGTCCAGCCATCGCCGCCGAAGGCCGGCGATCCGGCGACGTCGTGGGCACGGCCGCCGCCTCTCACCGGGCCGCGATTGCCGCTCGAGCCGCCGCCGGTCCTGAGCCTCAAGATTCCGCGTCCGGGTGCGAAGAAAGTCGATGCCTCGACCCTGCTCGAAATCGGTGAGCATCCGTGGGCCGGGCAGCGCGTGCGGCTATGGCTCGAAGCAACCGATGTCGGCGGTCAGGTCGGACGCAGCAAGGCGATCGAGATCGTACTGCCTGCGCGGCGTTTCAAGAATCCGCTGGCGCGGGCGTTGATCGAGCAGCGCCGTAAGCTCGCAGAGGACTCGCGCAACCGGTCGACTGTCGCCCGAGCTCTCGATGCGCTGACGATGGAGCCTGAAGGCTTCATCACGGATACGTCCGTGTATCTGGGACTGCGCGCGATCTATCACCGGCTCGATCGCGAGATATCGCGCGAGACGATGAAGGAATCTGTCGACGAACTCTGGCAGATCGCGCTCAAGGTCGAGGATGGCAATCTTTCGCAGGCCGAGCGCGCGCTTAAGGATGCGCAAGATCAGCTTTCGAACGCGTTGCAGAAGGGCGACGACAAGGAAATCCAGGACGCGCTCGCGGAGCTGAAAAAGCGGCTCAACGATTATCTCAACGAGATGCAGAAGAACGCGGATAAGGAAAATCCGCAGGGCGACCAGCAGCAAGACGATCAAATGCAGGAGCTGGGCCAGCAAGATCTCGATCAGATGATGAAGGACCTCGAAAAGAACGCGCGGCAGGGGTCGCGCGAAGAGGCCGAGCGCATGTTGTCGGAATTGCGCGAGCTGATGGATCGTCTGCAGGCGAACAATACACCGGAGTCGCGGGCGCAGCAGCAGCGCACGCAGCAGATGATGAAGAAGCTCAACGAGCTCGATAATCTCGCGCGCCGGCAGCAAGAACTCATGGATGATACGTTCAAGGAGCAGCGGCGCCGGGAAGGCGGTCAGCAGCCCGAGGGCGGTTCGCAGGACGATCCCAACGGACAAGGCTCGCCGAAAGCAGGAAAAGGCCAGCAAGGCCGGACGCCTCAGGGCGGACAGAGCGGCATGGACCCCGGTCGCCAAGGCGGCGGCGAGCAGGGCGAAGGTCAGCAGGGCAGAGACGGAAACAACGTCGGACGGCAGCAGCGCGGTAAGGGCGGTTTGCAGGACCGGCAGGCGCAATTACGCGAGCAGCTCGATCAATTGAAGAAAGAGCTGGAGCAAATGGGTTCTGGCGATCCGGATAAGCTCGGCAATGCGCAGCAGTCGATGGGGAATGCCGAAGACGCGCTGAAGCAGAACGATCTCGACGAGGCCGGCAATCAGCAGGCGGAAGCGCTGCAGCAGATGCGCGAGAGTGCGCAGCAGATGGCCGAGCAGATGCAGAAGAATGCGCAACAGCGGCTCGGTCGCGGCGGCAATTCTCCCCGCGATCCGCTCGGGCGGCCTCAACGCGCGCAGGGGCCGGATCTCGGAACGTCGGTCAAAGTGCCGGATGCCATCGACGCGCAGCGGGCGCGCGAAATCCTGGAAGAGCTGCGCAAGCGGTCCGGCGACAGTCTTCGGCCGCAGGACGAGCTTGATTACATCGACCGGCTGCTGAAGCGGTTCTGA
- a CDS encoding LysR substrate-binding domain-containing protein, translated as MVRKLPPLNALKAFEAAARLSSFSRAAGELNVTHAAISRHVRSLEEEFRTPLFERTGRGVELTEAGLSLAQSLTKSFDLIAAASSQFARPSRRRRRLVVTSDVSFAALWLAPRIGRFTSLHPGIDLVVDPSHRLVDFGKEDVDLGVRYGFGEWEGVDARKLVESQLMLVCSPAYLRAHPLSAASDLDPSLLIRETAKECWEAWLTAAGIIETIVPSGPTLNGDLAIAAAEAGQGFAIADQIQAGDALRAKRLVSPLDVVASRASYYLVRRAGSKKSEAAEVFETWVREELQSSAKALARLRTIAPARKSRAGSSRRAK; from the coding sequence ATGGTTCGCAAACTGCCTCCTCTCAATGCCTTGAAGGCGTTCGAGGCCGCCGCCCGGCTTTCGAGCTTTTCGCGCGCGGCCGGCGAACTAAACGTCACGCATGCCGCCATCAGCCGGCACGTGCGTTCGCTCGAAGAAGAATTTCGAACGCCGCTGTTCGAGCGCACGGGGCGCGGCGTCGAGTTGACGGAGGCGGGCCTGTCTCTGGCGCAAAGCCTGACGAAAAGCTTCGATCTCATTGCGGCGGCGTCGAGCCAGTTCGCGCGGCCGTCCCGTCGCCGCCGGCGCTTGGTCGTCACGTCGGACGTTTCGTTCGCGGCGTTGTGGCTGGCGCCGAGGATTGGCAGGTTCACGTCGCTTCATCCGGGCATCGATCTTGTGGTCGACCCGAGTCATCGGCTCGTTGATTTCGGTAAGGAGGATGTCGATCTCGGTGTTCGTTACGGATTCGGCGAATGGGAGGGCGTCGATGCGCGCAAGCTTGTCGAGTCGCAGCTGATGCTGGTGTGCAGTCCGGCGTACCTGCGTGCGCATCCGCTGTCGGCGGCAAGCGATCTCGATCCGAGCCTGCTCATTCGCGAGACCGCGAAGGAATGCTGGGAGGCTTGGCTTACGGCTGCGGGGATCATTGAAACGATCGTTCCCTCGGGGCCGACGCTCAACGGCGATCTGGCGATCGCGGCGGCTGAAGCCGGGCAAGGTTTCGCAATCGCCGACCAGATTCAGGCAGGGGACGCGTTGCGTGCGAAACGGCTTGTCTCTCCGCTCGATGTCGTCGCATCGCGCGCGAGCTACTATCTGGTGCGGCGCGCGGGTTCGAAAAAGTCGGAGGCCGCCGAGGTTTTCGAGACGTGGGTTCGCGAAGAGCTGCAGTCGTCCGCGAAGGCTCTAGCGCGGCTGCGCACCATTGCTCCGGCGAGGAAGAGCCGGGCCGGTTCTTCCCGGCGGGCGAAATAA